Proteins found in one Chrysiogenes arsenatis DSM 11915 genomic segment:
- the tmk gene encoding dTMP kinase — protein sequence MSAAILPPLSRANSMAGKFICFEGPDGAGKSTQLQLLSRALEERNIRHSTTREPGGTQAAEAIRTLIFSPELEFHSRAELLLFAAARADHVANMIRPALMRGEWVLCDRFTLSTLAYQGWGRGLDVSLIETLAVLATDGCNPTLSLVLDIDPEIGLQRAQARGTGNRFDQLSLDFHQRVTEGFRILARESADVRLLDARADEATVHHAILEILHHERLI from the coding sequence ATGAGCGCTGCGATTTTGCCGCCGCTGTCACGGGCGAATAGTATGGCGGGAAAATTCATCTGCTTTGAAGGGCCGGATGGGGCGGGAAAATCGACACAACTCCAACTGCTCAGTCGCGCCCTTGAGGAGCGCAACATTCGTCATAGTACCACACGTGAACCGGGCGGCACACAGGCTGCGGAAGCCATCCGCACGTTGATTTTTTCGCCGGAGTTAGAATTCCACAGCCGGGCTGAGCTGCTGCTTTTTGCTGCAGCACGCGCCGATCATGTCGCCAATATGATCCGCCCCGCGCTCATGCGTGGCGAATGGGTTTTGTGCGACCGCTTCACCCTTTCCACGCTGGCGTACCAAGGGTGGGGGCGCGGGCTGGACGTTAGCCTTATCGAAACACTGGCCGTGCTGGCGACTGACGGCTGCAATCCCACGCTTTCGCTCGTACTCGATATTGATCCGGAAATCGGCTTACAACGCGCTCAGGCACGTGGCACTGGCAATCGTTTTGACCAACTTTCCCTCGATTTTCACCAACGTGTCACGGAAGGCTTCCGCATTCTGGCGCGGGAAAGTGCGGACGTGCGCTTGCTCGATGCCCGCGCGGATGAGGCAACCGTCCATCACGCTATTTTGGAGATA